In Bacteroidetes bacterium SB0662_bin_6, the sequence CCTGATGTATCCGGCAAGTTTCCTGGCGGATCGGGCGCTTTTTGAGGCTGCCGGGATATTGTCGGGCGAAGCAGGCAAAAAGGAAGAAGCAATCGCCGCATATCAGCGTCTGTTGTCCGAATATCCGGGTTCCCTGTTTGCAGACGAGGCGCGCGATCATATACGCCGCCTCCGCGGCGACGGCGTATGAAACGACCCGCATTCCGAAGTAATATCCCAAAAAAATGATGTCCTTGCGCAGCATTCGTTTTCTTTTTCTGGCAGCGGCCCTGTCGCTTGCCACATTATCCGCAAGAGCGCAGGATATCCTGATTCCTATGGATATCCGACAGTCCAATCATCTTAAGGCATACGGAATCGTATTCTGGCTGCTCGAACAGGGTGAAACGGTAGACTGGCTGCTAAACTACCGGGGGGGCTCGTTCCTGGCCAGCGGGTTCGATGGCCTTGAACAGGAATTGCAGGTGCGTGGCGTTCATTTCGAACGGATCGACACGGGCGCATCCGCCCGCATCATTGCAGAGGTGGAAAGCGAAGAACATAACACTGCCGTCGTACGCCTGGAGACCGCGCCGAACATTGCCGTGTACGCTCCGGAACAAACGCTGCCGTGGGACGACGCCGTACTGCTTGCGCTCGAATATGCCGAGGTAACGTACGACATCCTGTACGACGACAAGATTCTCGATGGAAACCTCCGGGAATACGACTGGCTACACCTTCATCATGAAGATTTCACAGGTCAGTACGGAAAATTTCTGCAATACCGGAATGTACCCTGGTACATCGAACAGCAGCGTGACACCGAGCAAATGGCCGCACGGTACGGTTTTCGCAAGGCAAGCCGCCTCAAACTGGAAGTGGCGCAAACCATCAAGGAATATGTAAGAGAAGGAGGGTTCCTTTTTGCCATGTGCTCCGGCACCGATACCTACGACATTGCGCTGGCGGCCCATCGAACGGACATCGTCCCGGCGGAGTATGACGGCGACCCGGTGGATCCTGACGCATTGTCGCGTCTTGATTTCGACATGACGCTGGCCTTCGAAAACTTCACCCCTGTCTTCCATCCCGCCGAGTACGAACACGCGAACATTGATACCGGGCCTCCTCCTCCCGCGTTGCGTAATCAGGCTATCGACTATTTCACCCTGTTTGAATTCAGCGCAAAATGGGATCCGGTGCCCACCATGTTAACCCAGAACCATGTGGCGACACTCAAGGGATTTATTGGACAAACAACCAATTTCCGCAAAGCATTCATCAAGCCATCGGTGGTCGTGCTTGCGGAAGCGCCGAACAGAGATGAAGTCAAATACCTGCACGGAAATTTTGGAGAAGGGACCTTCACGTTCTATGCCGGACACGACCCCGAAGATTATCAGCATTACGTAGGCGATCCCCCTACTGATTTGGATCTGCACAAAAACTCGCCGGGCTACCGCCTCATTCTGAACAATATTCTCTTCCCCGCAGCGAAGAAGAAAAAACAAAAAACCTGACCGCTATACCCGTTGGTCGTGTCCTCCGCAATTTTTTTCTTTACTATGGATGACCCCAAAGCAAGGGCGCCGTGGGCCGTAACGGCAATAATTGTCTTCGTGCTGGCAATGACCGGAGCCGGGCGGGCGCATGCCCAACAGCCTCCGGGGAAAACGGGTA encodes:
- a CDS encoding asparagine synthetase B — its product is MSLRSIRFLFLAAALSLATLSARAQDILIPMDIRQSNHLKAYGIVFWLLEQGETVDWLLNYRGGSFLASGFDGLEQELQVRGVHFERIDTGASARIIAEVESEEHNTAVVRLETAPNIAVYAPEQTLPWDDAVLLALEYAEVTYDILYDDKILDGNLREYDWLHLHHEDFTGQYGKFLQYRNVPWYIEQQRDTEQMAARYGFRKASRLKLEVAQTIKEYVREGGFLFAMCSGTDTYDIALAAHRTDIVPAEYDGDPVDPDALSRLDFDMTLAFENFTPVFHPAEYEHANIDTGPPPPALRNQAIDYFTLFEFSAKWDPVPTMLTQNHVATLKGFIGQTTNFRKAFIKPSVVVLAEAPNRDEVKYLHGNFGEGTFTFYAGHDPEDYQHYVGDPPTDLDLHKNSPGYRLILNNILFPAAKKKKQKT